One stretch of Astatotilapia calliptera chromosome 3, fAstCal1.2, whole genome shotgun sequence DNA includes these proteins:
- the LOC113018675 gene encoding mucin-2-like → MSTSASSTTEPSKGGNQTYGSTTTTRHTTPTNSASGSSTTGVKTQTAGSADTVAITTPKQSGPLTTDIHASTTALTSTQTTVSITATTTEPTASTKESITTTRQTTSYTETEFTTPTNSTVPSNLTTTSFPITSNQKALSGNTASQQSTGDETTNMQTETSTFKSTKEMPTDVPKPTYTPSYRSEGTTLQPLATASTNVSPTSVTRPATKEEGSSTDQFTQEFTKSAASVTTTSVTPTQVIQHIAQSTMTENTSLETFQSTPEGTPESPKSTAILTGSSTSETAPSKTNEWYTTSNQSAGSTDGKGSTPSYGESVTNTITQTTTASLATSQDLSTILTPATQSETSAGARPSEIAKSAASPMSTSASSTTEPSTGGNQTYGSTTTTRHTTPTNSAYGSSKTGVKTQTAGSVDTVAITTPKQSGPLTTDIHASTTALTSTQTTVSITATTTEPTASTKESITTTRQTTSYTETEFTTPTNSTVPSNLPTTSFPITSNQKALSGNTASQQSTGDETTNMQTETSTFKSTKEMPTDVPKPTYTPSYRSEGTTLQPLATASTNVSPTSVTRPATKEEGSSTDQFTQEFTKSAASVTTTSVTPTQAIQHIAQSTMTENTSLETFQSTPEGTPESPKSTAILTGSSTSETAPSKTNEWYTTSNQSAGSTDGKGSTPSYGESVTNTITQTTTASLATSQDLSTILTPATQSETSAGARPSEIAKSAASPMSTSASSTTEPSTGGNQTYGSTTTTRHTTPTNSAYGSSKTGVKTQTAGSVDTVAITTPKQSGPLTTDIHASTTALTSTQTTVSITATTTEPTASTKESITTTRQTTSYTETEFTTPTNSTVPSNLTTTSFPITSNQKALSGNTASQQSTGDETTNMQTETSTFKSTKEMPTDVPKPTYTPSYRSEGTTLQPLATASTNVSPTSVTRPATKEEGSSTDQFTQEFTKSAASVTTTSVTPTQAIQHIAQSTMTENTSLETFQSTPEGTPESPKSTAILTGSSTSETAPSKTNEWYTTSNQSAGSTDGKGSTPSYGESVTNTITQTTTASLATSQDLSTILTPATQSETSAGARPSEIAKSAASPMSTSASSTTEPSTGGNQTYGSTTTTRHTTPTNSAYGSSKTGVKTQTAGSVDTVAITTPKQSGPLTTDIHASTTALTSTQTTVSITATTTEPTASTKESITTTRQTTSYTETEFTTPTNSTVPSNLTTTSFPITSNQKALSGNTASQQSTGDETTNMQTETSTFKSTKEMPTDVPKPTYTPSYRSEGTTLQPLATASTNVSPTSVTRPATKEEGSSTDQFTQEFTKSAASVTTTSVTPTQAIQHIAQSTMTENTSLETFQSTPEGTTNGTPSQSKGTVANKNVNSSVTPSPSFSPLPSTVMVPKSTAVIESSSPSLFSTEQSSPNTAQANTTGPQVNSTSFPPSTANTIFFKYTPKIATLTPLIFDYPIVNRISFPASNDSNPEEQLQNNTNQAGST, encoded by the exons ATGTCAACGTCAGCATCATCTACAACAGAGCCATCCAAAGGTGGCAATCAAACCTATggctcaacaacaacaacccgaCATACAACACCAACAAACAGTGCATCTGGTTCTAGTACAACAGGGGTGAAAACCCAAACTGCAGGATCTGCGGACACAGTGGCCATTACAACTCCCAAACAGTCTGGTCCACTCACAACTGATATACATGCATCTACAACAGCCCTTACATCAACACAAACGACAGTGTCTattacagcaacaacaactgagCCTACAGCATCTACAAAGGAAAGCATCACCACAACAAGGCAGACAACATCATACACAGAAACAGAATTCACAACACCAACAAATAGCACTGTACCATCGAACCTAACCACAACATCGTTTCCAATCACATCAAATCAAAAAGCTTTATCAGGAAACACAGCATCACAACAAAGTACAGGCGATGAaacaacaaacatgcaaacagaaacttccacttttaaatcaacaaaagaAATGCCAACAGATGTCCCAAAACCAACCTACACACCATCATATAGAAGTGAAGGCACAACTCTTCAACCACTGGCCACAGCATCCACAAATGTGTCACCCACATCTGTAACAAGACCAGCAACCAAGGAGGAAGGTAGCAGTACTGATCAGTTTACACAAGAATTTACCaaatctgcagcatctgtgACAACTACGTCAGTAACACCAACTCAGGTCATACAACATATAGCACAATCAACCATGACAGAAAACACTTCACTGGAAACATTTCAGAGTACACCTGAGGGAACACCAGAATCACCAAAAAGTACGGCTATTCTAACAGGATCTAGCACATCAGAAACGGCCccatcaaaaacaaatgaatggtATACAACTTCAAATCAGTCTGCTGGATCAACAGATGGTAAAGGTTCCACACCATCATATGGTGAATCAGTGACCAACACAATAACGCAAACTACAACAGCTTCGCTTGCAACATCACAGGATTTATCAACAATCTTAACTCCGGCAACACAGTCAGAAACTTCAGCAGGAGCTAGACCATCAGAGATAGCCAAATCAGCGGCTTCACCAATGTCAACGTCAGCATCATCTACAACAGAGCCATCCACAGGTGGGAATCAAACCTATggctcaacaacaacaacccgaCATACAACACCAACAAACAGTGCATATGGTTCTAGTAAAACAGGGGTGAAAACCCAAACTGCAGGATCTGTGGACACAGTGGCCATTACAACTCCCAAACAGTCTGGTCCACTCACAACTGATATACATGCATCTACAACAGCCCTTACATCAACACAAACGACAGTGTCTattacagcaacaacaactgagCCTACAGCATCTACAAAGGAAAGCATCACTACAACAAGGCAGACAACATCATACACAGAAACAGAATTCACAACACCAACAAATAGCACAGTACCATCGAACCTACCCACAACATCGTTTCCAATCACATCAAATCAAAAAGCTTTATCAGGAAACACAGCATCACAACAAAGTACAGGCGATGAaacaacaaacatgcaaacagaaacttccacttttaaatcaacaaaagaAATGCCAACAGATGTCCCAAAACCAACCTACACACCATCATATAGAAGTGAAGGCACAACTCTTCAACCACTGGCCACAGCATCCACAAATGTGTCACCCACATCTGTAACAAGACCAGCAACCAAGGAGGAAGGTAGCAGTACTGATCAGTTTACACAAGAATTTACCaaatctgcagcatctgtgACAACTACGTCAGTAACACCAACTCAGGCCATACAACATATAGCACAATCAACCATGACAGAAAACACTTCACTGGAAACATTTCAGAGTACACCTGAGGGAACACCAGAATCACCAAAAAGTACGGCTATTCTAACAGGATCTAGCACATCAGAAACGGCCccatcaaaaacaaatgaatggtATACAACTTCAAATCAGTCTGCTGGATCAACAGATGGTAAAGGTTCCACACCATCATATGGTGAATCAGTGACCAACACAATAACGCAAACTACAACAGCTTCGCTTGCAACATCACAGGATTTATCAACAATCTTAACTCCGGCAACACAGTCAGAAACTTCAGCAGGAGCTAGACCATCAGAGATAGCCAAATCAGCGGCTTCACCAATGTCAACGTCAGCATCATCTACAACAGAGCCATCCACAGGTGGGAATCAAACCTATggctcaacaacaacaacccgaCATACAACACCAACAAACAGTGCATATGGTTCTAGTAAAACAGGGGTGAAAACCCAAACTGCAGGATCTGTGGACACAGTGGCCATTACAACTCCCAAACAGTCTGGTCCACTCACAACTGATATACATGCATCTACAACAGCCCTTACATCAACACAAACGACAGTGTCTattacagcaacaacaactgagCCTACAGCATCTACAAAGGAAAGCATCACTACAACAAGGCAGACAACATCATACACAGAAACAGAATTCACAACACCAACAAATAGCACTGTACCATCGAACCTAACCACAACATCGTTTCCAATCACATCAAATCAAAAAGCTTTATCAGGAAACACAGCATCACAACAAAGTACAGGCGATGAaacaacaaacatgcaaacagaaacttccacttttaaatcaacaaaagaAATGCCAACAGATGTCCCAAAACCAACCTACACACCATCATATAGAAGTGAAGGCACAACTCTTCAACCACTGGCCACAGCATCCACAAATGTGTCACCCACATCTGTAACAAGACCAGCAACCAAGGAGGAAGGTAGCAGTACTGATCAGTTTACACAAGAATTTACCaaatctgcagcatctgtgACAACTACGTCAGTAACACCAACTCAGGCCATACAACATATAGCACAATCAACCATGACAGAAAACACTTCACTGGAAACATTTCAGAGTACACCTGAGGGAACACCAGAATCACCAAAAAGTACGGCTATTCTAACAGGATCTAGCACATCAGAAACGGCCccatcaaaaacaaatgaatggtATACAACTTCAAATCAGTCTGCTGGATCAACAGATGGTAAAGGTTCCACACCATCATATGGTGAATCAGTGACCAACACAATAACGCAAACTACAACAGCTTCGCTTGCAACATCACAGGATTTATCAACAATCTTAACTCCGGCAACACAGTCAGAAACTTCAGCAGGAGCTAGACCATCAGAGATAGCCAAATCAGCGGCTTCACCAATGTCAACGTCAGCATCATCTACAACAGAGCCATCCACAGGTGGGAATCAAACCTATggctcaacaacaacaacccgaCATACAACACCAACAAACAGTGCATATGGTTCTAGTAAAACAGGGGTGAAAACCCAAACTGCAGGATCTGTGGACACAGTGGCCATTACAACTCCCAAACAGTCTGGTCCACTCACAACTGATATACATGCATCTACAACAGCCCTTACATCAACACAAACGACAGTGTCTattacagcaacaacaactgagCCTACAGCATCTACAAAGGAAAGCATCACTACAACAAGGCAGACAACATCATACACAGAAACAGAATTCACAACACCAACAAATAGCACTGTACCATCGAACCTAACCACAACATCGTTTCCAATCACATCAAATCAAAAAGCTTTATCAGGAAACACAGCATCACAACAAAGTACAGGCGATGAaacaacaaacatgcaaacagaaacttccacttttaaatcaacaaaagaAATGCCAACAGATGTCCCAAAACCAACCTACACACCATCATATAGAAGTGAAGGCACAACTCTTCAACCACTGGCCACAGCATCCACAAATGTGTCACCCACATCTGTAACAAGACCAGCAACCAAGGAGGAAGGTAGCAGTACTGATCAGTTTACACAAGAATTTACCaaatctgcagcatctgtgACAACTACGTCAGTAACACCAACTCAGGCCATACAACATATAGCACAATCAACCATGACAGAAAACACTTCACTGGAAACATTTCAGAGTACACCCGAGGGAACAACAAATGGGACTCCTTCCCAAAGTAAAGGAACTGTTGctaacaaaaatgtaaacagctCTGTCACACCCTCACCCTCATTCAGCCCTTTACCATCTACAGTAATGGTTCCAAAATCCACTGCTGTAATAGAGTCGAGTTCGCCTTCATTATTTTCTACAGAGCAATCATCACCAAACACTGCCCAAGCCAACACAACAGGGCCCCAAGTTAACTCTACATCTTTCCCCCCATCTACGGCCAACACAATATTTTTTAAGTATACACCCAAGATTGCCACTCTGACCCCTCTTATCTTTGATTATCCAATTGTGAACCGCATCAGCTTTCCTGCTTCCAATGATTCAAACCCAGAAGAACAATTGCAGAACAACACAAATCAG GCAGGCAGCACCTGA